One window of Thermocoleostomius sinensis A174 genomic DNA carries:
- a CDS encoding TMEM165/GDT1 family protein: MDWHLLGLSFITVFLSELGDKSQLAAIALSGKGKSLRAVFLGTTAALLLASFLGVVLGGGASQLLPTRWVKAVAAIGFALMAVKLLWVGESQVAED; the protein is encoded by the coding sequence ATGGACTGGCATTTGTTAGGTCTAAGTTTTATCACGGTTTTTTTGTCAGAGCTAGGTGATAAAAGCCAACTGGCAGCGATCGCTCTCAGCGGTAAGGGAAAATCATTGCGGGCTGTATTTTTGGGAACCACAGCGGCCCTGTTACTAGCCAGTTTCTTGGGAGTAGTACTAGGGGGAGGGGCGTCGCAGCTATTGCCGACCCGCTGGGTCAAAGCGGTTGCCGCGATCGGATTTGCGTTGATGGCGGTAAAGCTCTTGTGGGTCGGAGAGTCGCAAGTGGCTGAAGACTAA
- a CDS encoding NAD(P)H-quinone oxidoreductase subunit 5 — MEFIYEYAWLIPVLPLAGAMILGLGLISYGKTVSKLRQPSAVFIVSLMGATMVLSFALLWSQIHGHAPYARSIEWAAAGDFRLTMGYVVDHLTSLMLVIVTTVAFFVMIYTDGYMAHDPGYVRFYAYLSLFSSSMLGLVVSPNLLQVYVFWELVGMCSYLLIGFWYDRKAAADACQKAFVTNRVGDFGLLLGMLGLFWATGSFDFEIMGDRLLELVQTGAIGGGLAAFFAVLVFMGPVAKSAQVPLHVWLPDAMEGPTPISALIHAATMVAAGVFLIARMYPVFEHIPSAMTVIAWTGTVTAFIGATIAITQNDIKKGLAYSTMSQLGYMVMAMGVGAYGAGLFHLMTHAYFKAMLFLGSGSVIHGMEGVVGHDPALAQDMRLMGGLRKYMPITAITFLIGNLAICGIPPFAGFWSKDEIIGSTFEVNPLMWGVAWLTAGITAFYMFRMYFSTFEGSFRGNDGEIKRQLKVAQLQKMGLSLGPGAMNPQELTMDADTHGDNHDDHGHHSDSPHESPWSMTIPLIALAIPSIFIGLVGTPFANYFEAFIHPPGEVIEGIPSEVDLAEFLIMGGSSVGISLIGITLASLMYLRGKIDPAAIANTIKPLYNLSLNKWYFDDIYEVLFVQGSRRLARQVLEVDVRIVDGLVNLAGFVTLVTGEGLKYLENGRVQFYALIVFGAVLGLVLVSGIT; from the coding sequence ATGGAATTTATATATGAGTATGCCTGGTTAATCCCCGTCCTGCCGCTGGCAGGGGCGATGATCCTAGGCTTAGGTCTGATCTCTTACGGCAAGACCGTGAGTAAATTACGTCAACCAAGTGCAGTTTTCATCGTTTCTCTGATGGGAGCAACGATGGTGCTGTCGTTTGCGCTGTTGTGGAGTCAAATTCACGGACATGCTCCCTATGCTCGATCGATTGAGTGGGCCGCAGCGGGAGATTTTCGACTGACGATGGGCTATGTGGTCGATCACCTCACCTCGTTGATGTTGGTGATTGTGACAACAGTAGCCTTCTTCGTCATGATCTACACCGATGGCTACATGGCGCATGATCCCGGTTATGTTCGCTTCTATGCATACCTTAGTTTGTTCAGTTCCTCCATGTTGGGCCTGGTCGTCAGCCCTAACTTGTTGCAGGTGTATGTGTTTTGGGAATTGGTGGGCATGTGTTCCTACCTCTTGATCGGCTTCTGGTACGATCGCAAAGCCGCTGCTGATGCCTGTCAAAAAGCCTTTGTGACCAACCGCGTCGGTGACTTTGGCTTGCTGCTGGGCATGTTGGGGCTATTTTGGGCCACGGGCAGCTTTGACTTTGAAATCATGGGCGATCGATTGCTGGAACTAGTGCAAACCGGAGCGATCGGGGGCGGATTGGCCGCTTTCTTTGCGGTGCTGGTGTTCATGGGTCCGGTGGCCAAGTCGGCACAGGTTCCCTTGCATGTGTGGTTGCCTGACGCGATGGAAGGCCCCACGCCAATTTCCGCTCTGATTCATGCTGCAACAATGGTGGCAGCCGGGGTGTTCCTAATTGCTCGCATGTATCCTGTGTTTGAGCATATTCCCTCGGCAATGACGGTGATTGCTTGGACGGGAACTGTCACCGCCTTCATTGGTGCGACGATCGCTATTACCCAAAACGATATCAAGAAGGGACTCGCGTACTCTACCATGTCGCAGTTGGGCTACATGGTAATGGCAATGGGGGTTGGAGCTTACGGTGCCGGATTGTTTCACCTGATGACCCACGCTTATTTCAAAGCCATGCTGTTTCTGGGATCAGGTTCAGTGATTCACGGTATGGAAGGCGTGGTAGGACATGATCCCGCGTTGGCACAAGATATGCGCTTAATGGGTGGTTTGCGCAAGTATATGCCCATTACTGCCATTACCTTCTTGATTGGCAATTTGGCGATCTGCGGCATTCCACCGTTTGCAGGATTTTGGTCGAAAGATGAAATTATTGGCTCCACCTTCGAGGTGAATCCGCTGATGTGGGGGGTGGCCTGGCTGACAGCAGGCATTACCGCTTTCTACATGTTCCGCATGTATTTCAGCACCTTTGAAGGCTCCTTCCGGGGCAATGATGGTGAGATCAAGCGGCAGTTGAAGGTGGCGCAACTCCAAAAAATGGGGTTATCGCTGGGGCCGGGAGCAATGAACCCACAAGAACTGACGATGGACGCAGACACCCATGGTGATAATCATGACGACCACGGTCATCACAGCGATTCGCCGCACGAGTCTCCTTGGAGCATGACGATTCCGCTAATTGCTCTGGCGATTCCATCAATTTTCATTGGCTTGGTAGGAACTCCCTTCGCTAACTACTTTGAAGCATTCATTCATCCACCTGGCGAAGTGATTGAAGGCATTCCTTCGGAAGTCGATCTAGCTGAGTTCCTGATTATGGGTGGCAGTTCGGTCGGCATTTCGTTGATTGGCATTACGCTGGCTTCATTGATGTATCTGCGCGGCAAGATTGACCCGGCGGCGATCGCCAACACCATCAAGCCGCTATACAACCTGTCGTTGAACAAGTGGTATTTCGATGATATTTACGAGGTTCTGTTTGTGCAGGGCAGCCGTCGCCTCGCGAGACAGGTACTAGAAGTGGATGTGCGCATTGTCGATGGACTGGTTAACTTGGCAGGGTTTGTGACACTGGTGACAGGGGAAGGGTTGAAGTACCTAGAAAATGGACGGGTTCAGTTCTATGCGCTGATTGTGTTTGGTGCTGTGCTGGGCCTAGTGCTCGTGTCTGGCATTACCTAA
- a CDS encoding RibD family protein has product MRPHTTVVLAMSADGKIADAWRSAARFGSTADKRHLEAQVAQVDGVLFGAETLRAYGTTLRVSQPDLLQQRQHQGRPPQPTHIVCSRSAQLNPDFPFFRQAVPRWLITTTAGAKLWSCRPEFDRILAPFPPNAQLNWVLILEQLAELELKTLAVLGGGQLVASLLAAECIDELWLTVCPLILGGTNAPTPVAGDGFPAKLAPRLNLLSVHTLDHEVLLHYSVKRES; this is encoded by the coding sequence ATGCGTCCTCATACAACCGTTGTTTTAGCAATGAGTGCCGACGGCAAAATAGCAGATGCTTGGCGATCGGCGGCTCGGTTTGGCTCTACGGCAGACAAACGTCATCTAGAAGCGCAAGTTGCCCAAGTAGACGGAGTGCTATTTGGAGCGGAAACCTTGCGGGCCTATGGAACCACGCTCAGGGTATCTCAGCCGGATTTGCTTCAGCAACGGCAGCACCAAGGGCGGCCTCCTCAACCCACTCATATTGTTTGTTCACGATCGGCTCAACTCAACCCGGACTTTCCGTTCTTTCGACAAGCGGTTCCCCGATGGTTAATTACGACCACCGCCGGAGCCAAACTGTGGTCATGTCGCCCTGAGTTCGATCGTATTCTCGCTCCATTTCCACCGAATGCGCAACTAAACTGGGTCTTAATTCTCGAACAACTCGCTGAGCTAGAACTTAAAACCCTGGCAGTTCTGGGTGGAGGACAACTAGTTGCCTCCCTACTAGCAGCCGAATGTATCGATGAACTCTGGCTCACCGTATGTCCCCTGATTCTAGGTGGCACGAATGCCCCGACTCCGGTAGCGGGTGATGGGTTCCCTGCGAAGCTAGCTCCCCGTTTAAACTTGCTATCTGTTCACACCCTAGATCACGAAGTTCTGCTGCATTATTCTGTGAAACGAGAATCCTAA
- a CDS encoding YkgJ family cysteine cluster protein, which produces MATWQCVKQCGACCHLDPIDRPDLDHYLTPAELEQYLSLVGKDGWCIHFNAETRQCNIYFDRPRFCRVETEVFKDLYDIEPEELNDFAIDCCRQQIEGVYGDRSLELLRFDRAVGI; this is translated from the coding sequence ATGGCTACTTGGCAGTGTGTAAAACAGTGCGGCGCTTGCTGCCATCTTGATCCGATCGATCGGCCAGATTTGGATCACTATCTCACTCCAGCCGAATTAGAGCAGTACCTCAGCTTAGTGGGGAAGGACGGCTGGTGTATTCATTTCAATGCCGAGACTCGACAGTGCAACATTTATTTCGATCGGCCGCGTTTTTGTCGGGTAGAAACCGAGGTTTTTAAGGACCTCTATGATATTGAACCGGAAGAATTGAATGATTTTGCTATTGACTGTTGCCGTCAGCAAATTGAAGGAGTCTATGGCGATCGCAGTTTGGAACTTTTGCGGTTTGATCGCGCTGTAGGGATTTAA
- the psb30 gene encoding photosystem II reaction center protein Ycf12/Psb30, producing the protein MDFITNIAGGINWEVIAQLTMLALIVIAGPAVIFVLAFRGGDL; encoded by the coding sequence ATGGATTTCATTACAAACATAGCTGGCGGTATCAATTGGGAAGTTATTGCTCAACTAACAATGTTGGCGCTCATCGTCATTGCTGGCCCCGCCGTTATATTTGTGTTGGCATTTCGGGGTGGCGATCTGTAA
- a CDS encoding sensor histidine kinase, whose translation MFGQSSFRRILLLRILLLSIPILFLGMAVTFRKARTSLLNTARVNLQQSAMRKAETINSEIQALQTSLAIASETAALQFGSPVSSKVLLTQLQPQLPTDVRCLQLRDLSTNRLIASTCGNRVFDPISTRNWTNRRETAAPDRLQLYTLTLNRINPPDQADFTSQLNLVMGIPVYDPSGNLRYSLTAQTIIRQIENVDPWVLQGYTVIMDANGTFLAHPMADRVRQNISYQPGEDRFQEILSNAMRGAPGTRHLYGFIDFDGVEWLAGFSPINITTAPGITQTWTVLSVTPLDSALQGLKEITQVLLILTAGLLAAHLLAMLYMARDLALPIEQLGKYALRIHKRNPQERAPKNFRIRELNNLAEVLDSMVGRLEERAKELESAWQEARAANQLKSEFLANTSHELRTPLNAIIGCIRLVKDDCCDTREEEVEFLDQADKAAIHLLKIINDILDIQRIEEKKLPLTIETIDLRQILKEAIDLEIVQAQQKGLHLTATPLTESILVQADPARLKQVLLNVIYNAIKFTDQGGISINVRTELTTHPPLSERNGERSEMGSATSKPWVIMAIKDTGIGIDPTQQHKLFRPFVMVDGTTTRKFEGTGLGLAISRNLIEMMGGQITLYSDGVGHGTTVTIAMPIVEPPQLEPIQDSQPISEPSAIG comes from the coding sequence ATGTTTGGTCAGTCTTCCTTTCGCCGGATTTTACTTCTACGGATTCTGCTACTCAGCATTCCCATTCTGTTTTTGGGGATGGCTGTCACCTTTCGCAAAGCTCGTACCAGTTTGCTGAATACAGCCCGCGTTAACCTGCAACAGAGCGCGATGCGGAAAGCAGAAACCATCAATAGTGAAATTCAAGCCCTTCAGACCAGCTTAGCGATCGCCAGTGAAACAGCAGCGTTGCAATTTGGCTCACCCGTTTCTTCAAAGGTGCTATTAACCCAGCTACAGCCCCAGCTACCCACCGATGTCCGCTGCCTGCAACTGCGAGATTTGAGCACCAATCGCTTAATTGCCAGCACTTGTGGCAATCGGGTGTTTGATCCAATCTCAACCCGCAATTGGACCAATCGGCGGGAAACAGCGGCTCCCGATCGCTTGCAACTCTACACATTGACTCTCAACCGCATCAATCCGCCCGACCAAGCTGACTTTACTAGCCAATTGAATTTGGTGATGGGCATTCCCGTATACGATCCTAGTGGCAATCTGCGCTATAGCCTGACGGCACAGACCATTATCCGACAAATTGAAAATGTAGACCCTTGGGTGCTACAGGGCTATACCGTGATTATGGACGCCAACGGCACGTTTCTAGCCCATCCAATGGCCGATCGCGTGCGGCAAAACATTTCCTACCAGCCTGGAGAAGATCGCTTTCAAGAAATCTTAAGCAACGCAATGCGAGGAGCACCGGGCACTCGCCATTTGTACGGGTTCATTGATTTTGATGGAGTAGAATGGCTCGCTGGATTTAGCCCGATTAACATTACGACGGCTCCGGGCATTACCCAAACCTGGACAGTTCTGTCTGTAACACCCCTAGATAGCGCGTTACAAGGTCTAAAGGAAATTACCCAAGTCTTGCTGATTCTCACGGCAGGGCTGTTGGCTGCTCATCTGTTGGCAATGCTCTATATGGCCCGAGACTTGGCGCTGCCGATCGAGCAATTAGGCAAATATGCTCTACGCATTCATAAGCGTAATCCCCAAGAACGAGCACCCAAAAACTTCCGCATTCGCGAACTCAATAACTTGGCGGAAGTGCTTGACAGCATGGTAGGGCGTTTAGAAGAACGGGCAAAAGAGCTAGAGTCTGCTTGGCAAGAAGCACGAGCCGCTAATCAACTCAAAAGCGAGTTTTTGGCCAATACGTCCCATGAGTTGAGAACTCCGCTGAATGCCATCATCGGCTGTATTCGTCTAGTGAAAGATGATTGCTGCGATACCCGCGAAGAGGAAGTAGAGTTTTTGGATCAAGCGGACAAAGCAGCCATTCACCTGCTGAAAATCATCAATGATATTTTGGATATTCAGCGGATTGAAGAGAAAAAACTCCCTCTAACCATTGAAACGATCGACCTACGACAGATTCTGAAGGAGGCGATCGATTTGGAAATTGTGCAGGCACAGCAAAAGGGGTTGCATCTCACTGCGACCCCCTTAACGGAGTCGATCTTGGTGCAGGCCGATCCGGCCCGGCTAAAGCAGGTGCTCTTAAATGTGATTTACAACGCTATTAAGTTTACTGATCAGGGCGGCATCAGCATTAATGTCCGAACAGAACTGACGACTCATCCCCCTTTAAGTGAACGCAATGGCGAACGTAGCGAAATGGGTAGCGCTACCTCCAAACCTTGGGTAATTATGGCCATTAAAGACACAGGGATTGGCATTGACCCCACCCAACAGCACAAGCTATTCCGCCCCTTTGTGATGGTCGATGGCACCACTACCCGTAAGTTTGAAGGAACCGGGTTGGGGCTGGCCATTTCTCGCAACCTGATTGAGATGATGGGTGGGCAAATCACCCTTTACAGTGACGGTGTGGGGCACGGCACTACAGTTACAATTGCCATGCCCATTGTAGAACCGCCTCAGCTTGAACCAATTCAAGATAGCCAGCCCATCAGTGAACCTTCTGCGATCGGTTAA
- the ndhD1 gene encoding photosynthetic/respiratory NAD(P)H-quinone oxidoreductase subunit D1, producing MNTADFPWLTTVILLPIVAALLIPLVPDKGDGKTVRWYALIVGLIDFVITAYAFATRYDLSDPGMQLFESYAWVPSLDLNWSVGADGLSMPLILLTSFITTLAILASWPVTLKPKLFYFLMLAMYGGQIGVFAVQDMLLFFLMWELELIPVYLLLSIWGGKKRQYAATKFILYTAGGSLFILVAALAMAFYGDTVTFDMRSLMQKDFPINMQLLLYGAFLIAYAVKLPIFPLHTWLPDAHGEATAPVHMLLAGILLKMGGYALIRMNVEMLPDAHVYFAPALIILGIVNIIYAALTSFAQRNLKRKIAYSSISHMGFVLIGIASFTDLGLSGAILQMVSHGLIGASLFFLVGATYDRTHTLILDEMGGVGKKMPKIFAMFTACSLASLALPGMSGFVAELMVFVGFATSDAYGLVFKTIVVLLAAVGVILTPIYLLSMLREIFYGPENKELVEHEVLVDAEPREVFIIACLLIPIIGIGLYPKLLTQIYDVKTLAITDKLENSLTTLADQQMRSRPLAQRPLEAPSIH from the coding sequence ATGAATACAGCCGATTTTCCTTGGTTGACGACGGTTATACTCTTGCCTATTGTGGCAGCCCTCCTCATTCCCCTAGTTCCGGATAAGGGAGATGGTAAGACTGTGCGTTGGTATGCCTTGATCGTGGGCTTAATTGATTTTGTCATCACAGCCTATGCCTTCGCCACGCGCTATGACTTGTCTGACCCAGGAATGCAACTGTTTGAAAGCTATGCCTGGGTTCCCTCGCTCGATCTCAACTGGTCGGTAGGAGCAGACGGACTGTCGATGCCGTTGATTCTGCTGACCAGCTTTATCACAACACTGGCAATTTTGGCTTCGTGGCCCGTTACCCTCAAACCCAAACTGTTCTATTTTCTGATGTTGGCCATGTATGGTGGTCAAATTGGGGTGTTTGCGGTGCAGGATATGCTGTTGTTCTTCTTAATGTGGGAACTGGAACTGATTCCGGTTTACTTGCTGCTGTCAATCTGGGGCGGCAAGAAGCGGCAATATGCAGCGACGAAGTTCATTTTGTATACGGCAGGTGGATCGCTGTTCATTCTCGTGGCAGCCTTGGCGATGGCCTTCTACGGCGACACTGTTACCTTTGATATGCGATCGCTGATGCAGAAAGACTTCCCCATCAACATGCAGCTATTGCTGTATGGCGCGTTTCTAATCGCCTATGCAGTGAAATTGCCGATTTTTCCGTTGCACACCTGGTTGCCCGATGCCCACGGTGAAGCGACGGCTCCAGTGCATATGCTGCTGGCAGGGATTCTGCTGAAAATGGGTGGCTATGCGTTGATCCGCATGAATGTCGAGATGTTGCCCGATGCGCACGTGTATTTTGCGCCGGCCTTAATTATTTTGGGCATTGTCAACATTATCTATGCGGCGCTGACCTCCTTTGCCCAGCGCAACCTGAAGCGCAAGATTGCCTATTCATCAATTTCCCACATGGGATTTGTGCTGATTGGGATCGCGTCCTTTACCGATCTGGGTTTGAGCGGAGCCATTCTGCAAATGGTGTCACATGGTTTGATTGGAGCCAGCCTCTTCTTTTTGGTGGGGGCAACCTACGATCGCACTCATACGTTAATCCTGGATGAAATGGGCGGCGTGGGCAAGAAGATGCCGAAGATTTTTGCCATGTTCACCGCTTGTTCCTTAGCATCCCTGGCTCTGCCGGGTATGAGCGGGTTCGTAGCGGAGTTGATGGTGTTTGTTGGCTTTGCGACTAGTGATGCCTATGGACTGGTGTTTAAGACGATCGTGGTGCTATTGGCGGCCGTAGGCGTGATTTTGACGCCAATTTATTTGCTGTCGATGCTGCGCGAGATCTTCTACGGACCTGAAAACAAAGAGCTAGTCGAACACGAGGTTTTGGTTGATGCTGAGCCGCGTGAAGTGTTCATCATTGCTTGTCTGCTGATTCCGATCATTGGCATTGGCTTGTATCCCAAGCTACTCACCCAAATTTATGATGTGAAGACGCTGGCTATTACCGATAAGTTAGAAAACTCATTGACCACCCTAGCCGATCAACAAATGCGATCGAGACCATTAGCCCAGCGACCTCTGGAAGCTCCCAGCATTCACTGA
- a CDS encoding ribose-phosphate pyrophosphokinase — MIRTATPPLQHPLSHIADNSRLRLFSGSANVALSQEVARYLGMDLGPMVRKRFADGEIYVQIQESIRGCDVYLMQPSCYPVNDHLMELLIMVDACRRASARQITAVIPYYGYARADRKTAGRESITAKLVANLITEAGASRVLAMDLHSAQIQGYFDIPFDHVYGLPVILDYLLSKNLDDLVVVSPDVGGVARARAFAKKLNDAPLAIIDKRRQAHNVAEVLNVIGDVEGKTAILVDDMIDTAGTICEGARLLRDSGARQIYACATHAVFSPPAVERLAAGIFEEVIVTNTIPVPEEKQFAQLTVLSVANLLGEAIWRIHEDSSVSSMFR; from the coding sequence GTGATCCGCACTGCCACTCCTCCTCTCCAGCATCCCCTGTCTCACATTGCCGACAATAGCCGCCTTCGGTTGTTCTCTGGTTCGGCAAATGTAGCACTTTCTCAGGAAGTTGCTCGCTACCTAGGCATGGATTTAGGGCCGATGGTGCGCAAACGTTTTGCGGATGGGGAAATTTACGTTCAAATTCAAGAATCGATACGCGGCTGTGATGTTTACCTGATGCAGCCCTCTTGTTACCCGGTTAATGATCACCTCATGGAATTGCTGATCATGGTCGATGCCTGTCGTCGAGCTTCGGCTCGTCAGATTACGGCGGTCATTCCTTATTATGGCTATGCTCGGGCCGATCGCAAAACCGCTGGGCGCGAATCAATTACGGCGAAACTGGTCGCCAACCTGATTACCGAAGCAGGAGCTAGTCGAGTTTTGGCCATGGATTTGCATTCTGCCCAAATTCAGGGATATTTCGATATTCCTTTCGATCATGTCTATGGGTTACCTGTGATTCTTGACTATCTGTTGAGCAAGAATCTAGATGATCTAGTAGTAGTATCCCCCGATGTGGGAGGCGTGGCTCGTGCTAGAGCTTTTGCCAAAAAACTCAATGATGCGCCCTTGGCGATTATTGACAAGCGTCGGCAAGCTCACAATGTGGCTGAAGTTCTGAACGTGATTGGGGATGTAGAAGGGAAGACCGCCATCTTGGTAGACGATATGATCGATACGGCTGGCACGATTTGCGAAGGGGCAAGGCTGCTACGCGACAGTGGAGCCCGGCAAATCTATGCGTGTGCCACTCATGCGGTGTTTTCCCCGCCTGCTGTGGAACGGTTGGCCGCAGGAATTTTTGAAGAAGTGATTGTTACGAACACCATTCCAGTTCCTGAGGAGAAGCAGTTTGCTCAACTGACCGTTCTGTCTGTGGCAAATCTACTAGGCGAGGCGATCTGGCGCATCCATGAGGATAGCTCGGTGAGCAGTATGTTTCGCTAG
- a CDS encoding TMEM165/GDT1 family protein: MELSVISRSATPTLEGSPTHSLPSPPSSHSANVQLSPPVQQNNFRQALRVFLSTFITIFLAELGDKTQVTTLLMSAESQSPWVVFLGAGAALVATSLLGVWLGHWLSKRISTRTLETAAGAMLLLIAVMLLWDVVQG, encoded by the coding sequence GTGGAACTATCTGTGATTTCTCGGTCTGCTACTCCCACCCTGGAGGGTTCTCCTACGCATTCTTTGCCGTCTCCTCCTTCTTCCCACTCTGCAAATGTTCAACTTTCGCCCCCGGTACAGCAGAACAATTTTCGCCAAGCGCTTCGAGTCTTTTTGTCTACCTTCATCACAATTTTTCTAGCAGAACTCGGCGACAAAACTCAAGTCACAACTCTGTTAATGAGTGCCGAGTCTCAATCTCCTTGGGTCGTGTTTCTAGGAGCCGGAGCCGCTTTGGTGGCTACTAGTTTATTAGGGGTATGGCTCGGTCATTGGCTATCGAAGCGGATATCAACCAGAACGCTGGAAACCGCTGCTGGTGCGATGCTGTTACTGATTGCTGTGATGCTGCTGTGGGACGTGGTGCAAGGATAG
- a CDS encoding FAD-dependent oxidoreductase, whose product MVQLAGKPISYWIDSTPTNNFPTLVRETFEGVSVDVAIVGAGIAGITAAYQLKQAGKTVAVLEADQISVGTSGHTTAKVTSLHQLIYADLIKQIGEAKARLYAESNQAAVEWVASLVENEQIDCDFSRQSTFTFAESEATLSEVKDEVEAAVTLGLPASFVTETTLPFPIVGAVKFDNQAQFHSRKYLLHLAKTIDGDGSYVFEKTRVQQVEEGDPCQVITDQGVVSAKDVLVTTNAPILDQGLFFAKTYAKRSYIIGARISPDRAPQGMFIGTGQNYRSIRTTPFNGDLLLLIGGEGHKVGSTSDTEEKYQKLEDYARSRFGVETIDYRWSTQDLVSFDRLPFIGKLTPFNQHVYVATGFSLWGMSNGTLSGLLLADTILGQENRWAELYDATRATPFVKPQSLKENIDVGVHWIGDRLKGLRHQSFDDVAVGDGKLVTIKGKQIAAYRDETGTLHAVSATCTHLGCIVNWNSAEKSWDCPCHGGRFDCDGKVLHGPPIKDLEPYS is encoded by the coding sequence ATGGTACAACTTGCAGGAAAGCCTATTTCTTACTGGATTGATTCAACTCCTACGAATAATTTCCCAACGTTGGTGCGGGAAACCTTTGAAGGCGTGTCGGTAGACGTTGCGATCGTGGGAGCGGGTATTGCTGGAATTACAGCGGCTTACCAACTGAAACAAGCTGGCAAAACTGTCGCTGTACTGGAAGCTGATCAAATTTCTGTCGGAACCAGTGGTCACACGACTGCTAAAGTTACCTCACTGCATCAGCTAATCTATGCAGATTTGATCAAGCAAATTGGCGAAGCCAAAGCCCGCTTGTATGCCGAATCGAACCAAGCGGCGGTAGAGTGGGTTGCATCGCTAGTGGAGAACGAGCAGATTGATTGTGACTTCAGTCGCCAAAGCACATTCACCTTTGCTGAGTCAGAAGCAACTCTCTCTGAGGTCAAAGACGAAGTGGAAGCAGCCGTCACATTAGGATTGCCGGCTTCCTTTGTTACTGAGACTACGTTGCCTTTTCCAATTGTCGGAGCCGTCAAGTTTGATAACCAGGCGCAGTTTCATTCACGCAAATATTTACTACATTTGGCCAAGACCATCGACGGAGATGGCAGTTACGTGTTTGAAAAAACCCGAGTGCAGCAGGTAGAAGAAGGCGATCCCTGCCAGGTGATCACTGATCAAGGAGTGGTGAGTGCTAAGGATGTCTTGGTTACGACCAATGCTCCGATTTTGGATCAAGGCTTATTCTTTGCCAAAACCTATGCCAAGCGCTCTTACATTATTGGGGCACGCATCTCGCCCGATCGCGCTCCACAAGGGATGTTTATTGGTACTGGGCAAAATTATCGATCGATTCGTACCACTCCCTTCAACGGCGATTTGTTACTGTTAATTGGTGGCGAAGGGCACAAAGTGGGCAGTACCTCTGACACCGAAGAGAAGTATCAGAAGTTGGAGGACTATGCTCGATCGCGGTTTGGCGTCGAAACTATTGACTATCGCTGGTCTACGCAGGATCTTGTGTCCTTCGATCGGTTGCCCTTTATTGGCAAGTTAACTCCGTTCAATCAGCATGTTTACGTTGCGACTGGGTTTAGCCTTTGGGGGATGAGCAACGGTACCCTGTCAGGGCTGTTGCTTGCTGACACGATTTTAGGTCAAGAAAACCGCTGGGCTGAGCTTTACGATGCCACCCGCGCAACACCCTTTGTGAAGCCACAATCGCTGAAGGAAAACATCGATGTAGGAGTGCACTGGATCGGCGATCGGCTGAAAGGATTACGGCACCAATCCTTTGATGATGTGGCAGTCGGGGACGGTAAGCTGGTGACGATCAAGGGCAAACAGATTGCAGCGTATCGAGACGAAACGGGCACATTGCACGCAGTTTCTGCAACGTGTACTCACCTTGGCTGTATTGTTAATTGGAACAGCGCTGAGAAAAGTTGGGATTGTCCTTGCCACGGGGGGCGGTTTGACTGTGATGGCAAGGTACTACATGGCCCACCGATTAAAGATTTAGAACCGTACTCTTAG